From Cannabis sativa cultivar Pink pepper isolate KNU-18-1 chromosome 8, ASM2916894v1, whole genome shotgun sequence, a single genomic window includes:
- the LOC115701084 gene encoding RNA exonuclease 4 — MENHAETLRNRCAACYRQFNRMDHLVEHMRISYHSVHEPTCGICKKHCRSFESLREHLIGPLPKQECRNIFSTRGCRFCLSIFDSSYSVRVHQERCQLSGLNAGVLGRLANLGIRDNLDGINSRGSRGTQVVAMACKMVGGGMDGTLDVCARVCLIDQNENIIFHTYVKPTIPVTNYRYETTGIRAEYLRDAMPVRQVQAKIHEFLCNGEPMWRIRPTRGGRAKILVGHGLDHDLDRLQIDYPSLMIRDTAKYPPLMKTSKLSNSLKYLTQAYLGYDIQTGIQDPYEDCVATMRLYSRMRSQNHRAEDYPLASDPQNRNNFASWRQSELERMSPEQMLALSRSDYYCWCLDSN; from the exons ATGGAGAATCATGCAGAAACTCTGAG gaACAGGTGTGCAGCATGCTATAGACAGTTTAACAGAATGGATCATCTAGTGGAGCACATGAGAATATCATATCACTCTGTTCATGAACCCACTTGTGGAATCTGCAAGAAACACTGCAGATCATTCGAGTCTTTAAGGGAACATCTTATTG gGCCACTGCCAAAGCAAGAATGTAGAAACATATTCAGCACGAGAGGATGCAGATTCTGCTTATCCATCTTTGACAGCTCTTACTCTGTCAGAGTTCATCAAGAGAGGTGTCAACTCTCTGGTCTCAATGCT GGAGTACTTGGTCGATTGGCAAATTTAGGAATAAGGGACAATCTGGATGGGATAAACAGTAGAGGTAGCAGAGGAACACAGGTGGTGGCAATGGCTTGTAAAATGGTTGGGGGTGGCATGGATGGCACCCTCGATGTCTGCGCAAGGGTCTGTCTCATTGACCAAAATGAAAACATCATATTCCATACTTATGTAAAACCCACCATTCCTGTCACTAACTACAG GTATGAAACTACAGGCATTCGAGCTGAGTATTTAAGGGATGCAATGCCAGTGAGACAAGTGCAGGCTAAGATTCATGAGTTCCTTTGTAATGGGGAACCCATGTGGAGGATCCGACCCACCAGAGGTGGTAGAGCTAAGATTCTTGTTGGTCACGGTTTGGATCATGACCTTGATCGTCTCCAGATTGACTACCCATCACTTATGATCAG GGATACTGCGAAATATCCTCCGCTGATGAAAACTAGCAAGCTCAGCAACTCACTCAAGTATCTAACTCAAGCATATCTTGG TTATGATATCCAAACTGGAATCCAAGACCCTTATGAGGATTGTGTTGCGACAATGAGGCTTTACAGTAGAATGAGATCACAGAATCATAGAGCGGAGGACTATCCATTGGCTTCAGACCCTCAAAATCGAAACAACTTTGCTTCGTGGAGACAATCTGAGCTTGAGAGAATGAGCCCTGAACAAATGTTGGCTCTCTCTAGGTCTGATTATTACTGTTGGTGCTTGGActccaattaa
- the LOC115701072 gene encoding uncharacterized protein LOC115701072 isoform X3: protein MHALGGGGGGLGGLWGWNLPPRKHERLRSKNQRRRPNSNSSESAQATSRAGEWFPLKQAMTAGSLALTGDTIAQLSERWRTSKASKKHSSPSDSQDVVQTLLSDHNWLRSLRMASYGFLLYGPGSYAWYQLLDRCLPKPTVTNVMLKVLLNQIVLGPCVIAVIFAWNNLWQGKLSQLPDKYQKDALPTLLYG from the exons ATGCACGCGTTGGGCGGTGGAGGAGGCGGCCTCGGCGGCCTATGGGGTTGGAACCTTCCACCGAGGAAACACGAACGGCTTCGCTCCAAAAACCAAAGAAGACGACCTAATTCCAACTCCTCCGAATCTGCCCAGGCTACTAGCAGAGCCGGTGAATGGTTCCCCTTGAAGCAAGCCATGACGGCGGGCTCCCTTGCTCTCACTGGTGACACAATTGCTCAGCTCAGTGAGCGTTGGAGAACCTCAAAGGCTTCCAAGAAACATTCCTCTCCCTCCGATTCTCAG GATGTTGTGCAGACTCTCCTTTCGGACCATAATTGGCTTCGTTCTTTGAGAATGGCATCCTATGGGTTTCTTTTGTATGGCCCTGGTTCTTATGCATGGTACCAGTTGCTTGATCGTTGTTTGCCAAAGCCAACAGTGACAAACGTGATGCTGAAG GTTCTATTAAACCAAATAGTGCTTGGTCCATGTGTCATTGCTGTTATTTTTGCATGGAACAATTTGTGGCAAGGGAAGCTCTCACAGCTTCCAGACAAGTACCAGAAAGATGCTCTTCCTACCCTACTTTATG GGTAG
- the LOC115701072 gene encoding uncharacterized protein LOC115701072 isoform X2: MHALGGGGGGLGGLWGWNLPPRKHERLRSKNQRRRPNSNSSESAQATSRAGEWFPLKQAMTAGSLALTGDTIAQLSERWRTSKASKKHSSPSDSQDVVQTLLSDHNWLRSLRMASYGFLLYGPGSYAWYQLLDRCLPKPTVTNVMLKVLLNQIVLGPCVIAVIFAWNNLWQGKLSQLPDKYQKDALPTLLYGFRFWIPVSVLNFWVVPLQARVAFMSMGSIFWNFCLSSTMNK, from the exons ATGCACGCGTTGGGCGGTGGAGGAGGCGGCCTCGGCGGCCTATGGGGTTGGAACCTTCCACCGAGGAAACACGAACGGCTTCGCTCCAAAAACCAAAGAAGACGACCTAATTCCAACTCCTCCGAATCTGCCCAGGCTACTAGCAGAGCCGGTGAATGGTTCCCCTTGAAGCAAGCCATGACGGCGGGCTCCCTTGCTCTCACTGGTGACACAATTGCTCAGCTCAGTGAGCGTTGGAGAACCTCAAAGGCTTCCAAGAAACATTCCTCTCCCTCCGATTCTCAG GATGTTGTGCAGACTCTCCTTTCGGACCATAATTGGCTTCGTTCTTTGAGAATGGCATCCTATGGGTTTCTTTTGTATGGCCCTGGTTCTTATGCATGGTACCAGTTGCTTGATCGTTGTTTGCCAAAGCCAACAGTGACAAACGTGATGCTGAAG GTTCTATTAAACCAAATAGTGCTTGGTCCATGTGTCATTGCTGTTATTTTTGCATGGAACAATTTGTGGCAAGGGAAGCTCTCACAGCTTCCAGACAAGTACCAGAAAGATGCTCTTCCTACCCTACTTTATG GTTTTAGGTTCTGGATACCTGTGAGTGTATTGAACTTCTG GGTAGTACCTCTTCAAGCACGCGTAGCCTTCATGTCAATGGGTTCAATATTCTGGAACTTCTGCTTGTCTTCTACAATGAACAAGTAG
- the LOC115701072 gene encoding uncharacterized protein LOC115701072 isoform X1 — translation MHALGGGGGGLGGLWGWNLPPRKHERLRSKNQRRRPNSNSSESAQATSRAGEWFPLKQAMTAGSLALTGDTIAQLSERWRTSKASKKHSSPSDSQDVVQTLLSDHNWLRSLRMASYGFLLYGPGSYAWYQLLDRCLPKPTVTNVMLKVLLNQIVLGPCVIAVIFAWNNLWQGKLSQLPDKYQKDALPTLLYGFRFWIPVSVLNFWYVFRLNFALVFLVVSFSFANRCPEICYQL, via the exons ATGCACGCGTTGGGCGGTGGAGGAGGCGGCCTCGGCGGCCTATGGGGTTGGAACCTTCCACCGAGGAAACACGAACGGCTTCGCTCCAAAAACCAAAGAAGACGACCTAATTCCAACTCCTCCGAATCTGCCCAGGCTACTAGCAGAGCCGGTGAATGGTTCCCCTTGAAGCAAGCCATGACGGCGGGCTCCCTTGCTCTCACTGGTGACACAATTGCTCAGCTCAGTGAGCGTTGGAGAACCTCAAAGGCTTCCAAGAAACATTCCTCTCCCTCCGATTCTCAG GATGTTGTGCAGACTCTCCTTTCGGACCATAATTGGCTTCGTTCTTTGAGAATGGCATCCTATGGGTTTCTTTTGTATGGCCCTGGTTCTTATGCATGGTACCAGTTGCTTGATCGTTGTTTGCCAAAGCCAACAGTGACAAACGTGATGCTGAAG GTTCTATTAAACCAAATAGTGCTTGGTCCATGTGTCATTGCTGTTATTTTTGCATGGAACAATTTGTGGCAAGGGAAGCTCTCACAGCTTCCAGACAAGTACCAGAAAGATGCTCTTCCTACCCTACTTTATG GTTTTAGGTTCTGGATACCTGTGAGTGTATTGAACTTCTGGTATGTTTTTCGGTTAAATTTTGCTCTTGTCTTTTTAGTAGTTTCATTCTCATTTGCAAATCGGTGTCCTGAAATTTGTTACCAATTATAG
- the LOC115701067 gene encoding uncharacterized protein LOC115701067 isoform X1 — protein sequence MFRRTNSNSTSNTSYSAPPPMNWRSARESGVPAPNYNESNYGQLLMPASRSFRRNPQDSRGPVEAHRSFGRRSSSFGSTSVPSLHRSPVRLLILDSEPQREPVAPWYRQIPRESPPRQIESWTHLPHQRTEQQSRNSSQFHQQSKALENLKKEFYNPVSRRLTNKVNLYYRDTPVNPKDIDTDEDGKRCAICLDDFERGQEVMLTPCKHMFHEDCIVPWAKSNGQCPVCRAVFGPKTRDSSLSANNNSIITPRMAASGLSTQELVSIIRALGDSFQWGY from the exons ATGTTTAGAAGAACCAACAGCAACAGCACCTCTAATACTTCTTATTCAGCACCACCACCAATGAATTGGCGGTCTGCAAGGGAGTCCGGTGTTCCTGCTCCCAACTACAATGAATCAAATTATGGGCAGTTATTGATGCCAGCCTCACGTTCCTTCCGAAGAAACCCT cAGGATTCAAGAGGCCCAGTAGAAGCTCATCGGTCATTTGGGAGAAGGTCATCAAGCTTTGGCTCAACCAG TGTACCTTCACTACATCGTTCACCAGTTCGTCTCTTAATCCTTGACAGTGAACCACAGAGAGAACCTGTTGCTCCCTGGTACAGGCAGATCCCCCGAGAGTCCCCACCAAGGCAGATTGAATCATGGACGCATTTGCCACATCAACGAACAGAACAACAGTCCAGAAACTCAAGCCAGTTTCACCAACAAAGCAAAGCCTTGGAGAATCTCAAGAAGGAGTTCTACAATCCTGTCTCGAGGAGATTGACAAACAAAGTCAACTTATACTACCGAGACACTCCTGTGAATCCGAAGGATATAGATACAGATGAAGATGGAAAAAGGTGTGCCATTTGCTTGGATGACTTTGAACGTGGACAGGAGGTTATGCTCACTCCTTGCAAGCACATGTTTCATGAAGACTGCATTGTGCCATGGGCTAAAAGCAATGGCCAGTGTCCAGTTTGTAGAGCTGTTTTCGGGCCTAAAACGAGGGATTCTTCGTTGAGTGCTAACAATAATAGTATTATCACTCCAAGGATGGCTGCTTCTGGTTTATCCACACAAGAGTTAGTCTCTATAATAAGGGCACTTGGGGATAGTTTCCAATGGGGTTACTAA
- the LOC115701067 gene encoding RING-H2 finger protein ATL52 isoform X2: protein MFRRTNSNSTSNTSYSAPPPMNWRSARESGVPAPNYNESNYGQLLMPASRSFRRNPDSRGPVEAHRSFGRRSSSFGSTSVPSLHRSPVRLLILDSEPQREPVAPWYRQIPRESPPRQIESWTHLPHQRTEQQSRNSSQFHQQSKALENLKKEFYNPVSRRLTNKVNLYYRDTPVNPKDIDTDEDGKRCAICLDDFERGQEVMLTPCKHMFHEDCIVPWAKSNGQCPVCRAVFGPKTRDSSLSANNNSIITPRMAASGLSTQELVSIIRALGDSFQWGY, encoded by the exons ATGTTTAGAAGAACCAACAGCAACAGCACCTCTAATACTTCTTATTCAGCACCACCACCAATGAATTGGCGGTCTGCAAGGGAGTCCGGTGTTCCTGCTCCCAACTACAATGAATCAAATTATGGGCAGTTATTGATGCCAGCCTCACGTTCCTTCCGAAGAAACCCT GATTCAAGAGGCCCAGTAGAAGCTCATCGGTCATTTGGGAGAAGGTCATCAAGCTTTGGCTCAACCAG TGTACCTTCACTACATCGTTCACCAGTTCGTCTCTTAATCCTTGACAGTGAACCACAGAGAGAACCTGTTGCTCCCTGGTACAGGCAGATCCCCCGAGAGTCCCCACCAAGGCAGATTGAATCATGGACGCATTTGCCACATCAACGAACAGAACAACAGTCCAGAAACTCAAGCCAGTTTCACCAACAAAGCAAAGCCTTGGAGAATCTCAAGAAGGAGTTCTACAATCCTGTCTCGAGGAGATTGACAAACAAAGTCAACTTATACTACCGAGACACTCCTGTGAATCCGAAGGATATAGATACAGATGAAGATGGAAAAAGGTGTGCCATTTGCTTGGATGACTTTGAACGTGGACAGGAGGTTATGCTCACTCCTTGCAAGCACATGTTTCATGAAGACTGCATTGTGCCATGGGCTAAAAGCAATGGCCAGTGTCCAGTTTGTAGAGCTGTTTTCGGGCCTAAAACGAGGGATTCTTCGTTGAGTGCTAACAATAATAGTATTATCACTCCAAGGATGGCTGCTTCTGGTTTATCCACACAAGAGTTAGTCTCTATAATAAGGGCACTTGGGGATAGTTTCCAATGGGGTTACTAA